In Brevibacillus brevis NBRC 100599, a single genomic region encodes these proteins:
- a CDS encoding tubulin-like doman-containing protein, giving the protein MKAVVREHIQQLDVSLGGGIVSDKIRVDTIDNPMLVIGLGGTGIDALLRLKYQVNRRFKLPVDQLSKKRKEKPDNIEFIAFETNEHDRNKKYKGIGLDPVTEFVLLSNPEIGGVLQNRSILEPYITDWLSPELTITDGISGASGVRQAGRLLLFTKITQVVQTIEKKVKMLCEGTNKKLTVFLLSGLSGGTGSGCFLDIAYIVRGILERDFGSAGVDKVNTLGYLFTPDVNLSNKSLSSHTRDYIMKNGYAALKELDYWMNADERNERFRQQYGNVLTVQSPMPPFNLCHLISATNLEGKALENAYDYCMNVTAENITNFMASEEKRSGEEFAIHDYISNIRTNINQMPKAYAANYQYNVIGASSAVLPIEEMTTYLAYRLFKKMEKMFTVAPTQEDAEKFARKLGIDIDSISRKFEERVPEPLPGYENSERLNYSNVITQQVVSIDHELEQGYLAKAREAYIKSKKQMPGDMISVFGEMITRVFLRPQQGPFYASRLIHSDKGYCLMKMILSYIESLKANLESFPPEIEGARENANEKLGDARSAFISKEKKKNSYIEAKINEYQLLADQEKLEQMIEFYEELHRLLNAENNRIYSVFTEILNALNQIFEQNGDILINGGEESDRTGNKTYYWNIVSVPDISKVVSNILEQKDADDMIRDFTSELLRHSDQWVKEQELDIVSSISEFLSEKFGEVITKSMEEFLVIKYGQDETLDRIVERKIASKLDEEAIPVFHLSNNLGNMHFPSWGFVSVPLKAPSILKGIKNYQNTAISGSRFTVKESEVKNRIFWLNTKNGVPLFAYTPLKVYEESYERTILDREGIGRHLVQTEKNNWAYLPSPIPEKSWGDTYQNGRIKAYNAKVRELFDRAVRYGAIREKGSDSQTSNRYESIVTKSFSLAAFLAKHQAQGDATKLSPGEIKRALVELKGFMREGLEQEFTRDVFGSINEEMAKENLIRYPEQIRLIEQEVRKYEEIEAKIQELEQIVGAIKDEEELVTRFIEALYTGTICKRGALYVYDKDEEEDAWEPFINLMKVNKHFEFAIYEKFRALDHKSMATIQRKAAKRSDAMTSAEDTQQLLTKLEEIATAFQEAKNDLEYDRDEYVNGEELFQFYKKVWSKVNDMRKTLQ; this is encoded by the coding sequence ATGAAAGCAGTTGTGAGAGAACACATTCAACAATTGGACGTATCCCTCGGCGGGGGAATCGTCAGTGACAAGATTCGTGTAGATACCATTGATAACCCGATGCTCGTCATCGGTCTAGGCGGTACAGGAATTGATGCGCTTTTGCGCCTGAAATACCAAGTGAACAGACGCTTCAAGCTGCCGGTAGACCAGCTTTCCAAGAAGCGCAAGGAAAAGCCGGACAATATTGAATTCATCGCGTTTGAAACGAATGAGCATGACCGCAACAAAAAGTACAAAGGCATCGGACTCGACCCAGTGACGGAGTTCGTACTCCTGTCCAATCCTGAGATCGGCGGTGTGTTGCAGAATCGCAGCATTCTGGAGCCGTACATCACGGACTGGCTCTCACCAGAGCTGACAATTACGGACGGAATCAGCGGCGCATCCGGTGTACGCCAGGCAGGGCGACTTCTCCTCTTTACGAAAATTACGCAAGTCGTCCAAACCATTGAGAAAAAGGTCAAGATGCTGTGTGAGGGCACGAACAAAAAGCTGACTGTATTCCTCTTGAGTGGTTTGTCCGGGGGAACGGGAAGCGGTTGCTTCCTCGACATCGCCTATATCGTTCGCGGCATTTTGGAGCGCGACTTCGGAAGTGCGGGAGTAGACAAGGTGAATACGCTAGGCTACCTGTTCACGCCTGACGTCAACCTGTCCAACAAGAGTCTCAGCTCGCACACACGTGACTACATCATGAAAAATGGTTATGCGGCTTTAAAAGAGCTGGACTACTGGATGAATGCGGACGAGCGAAACGAGCGTTTCCGCCAGCAATACGGCAATGTGCTCACCGTACAATCGCCGATGCCGCCATTCAACCTGTGCCATTTGATTTCTGCGACCAATCTGGAAGGCAAAGCATTGGAAAACGCGTACGATTACTGCATGAACGTGACCGCGGAAAACATTACGAACTTCATGGCGAGCGAAGAAAAGCGCTCGGGTGAAGAGTTTGCAATCCACGACTATATCAGCAACATCCGTACGAACATCAATCAGATGCCAAAAGCGTACGCAGCCAACTATCAGTACAACGTCATCGGTGCTTCCTCTGCTGTCTTGCCGATCGAAGAGATGACAACGTACCTAGCATATCGCTTGTTTAAAAAGATGGAAAAAATGTTCACGGTAGCACCAACGCAAGAAGATGCAGAGAAATTCGCCCGCAAGCTCGGAATCGACATCGACTCGATTTCCCGCAAGTTCGAGGAGCGCGTTCCTGAACCGTTGCCAGGCTATGAAAACAGCGAGCGTTTGAACTACAGCAACGTTATTACCCAACAAGTCGTGAGCATCGACCACGAGCTGGAACAAGGCTATCTCGCCAAAGCGCGCGAAGCGTACATCAAGTCCAAAAAGCAGATGCCAGGCGACATGATCTCTGTTTTTGGCGAAATGATCACGCGTGTATTCCTGCGCCCGCAGCAAGGACCATTCTATGCGTCCCGTTTGATTCATTCGGACAAAGGCTACTGCCTGATGAAAATGATCCTTTCCTACATCGAGAGCCTCAAGGCGAATTTGGAGAGCTTCCCGCCTGAGATCGAGGGCGCACGAGAGAACGCGAATGAAAAGCTGGGCGATGCCCGCAGTGCTTTCATCTCCAAGGAGAAGAAGAAAAACAGCTACATCGAAGCAAAGATCAACGAATACCAGCTCCTGGCTGATCAGGAAAAGCTGGAACAAATGATCGAATTCTACGAAGAGCTGCACCGTTTGTTGAATGCAGAAAACAACCGCATTTATAGCGTATTTACTGAGATTTTGAACGCACTCAATCAAATTTTCGAGCAAAACGGCGACATCCTGATCAACGGTGGAGAAGAGAGCGACCGCACTGGCAACAAAACGTACTACTGGAACATTGTCAGTGTGCCGGATATCTCCAAGGTCGTCAGCAACATCCTGGAGCAAAAAGATGCAGATGACATGATCCGCGATTTCACCAGTGAGCTGCTGCGACACTCCGATCAGTGGGTCAAAGAGCAGGAGCTGGATATCGTCAGCTCGATTTCCGAATTCCTCTCGGAGAAGTTCGGTGAGGTGATCACCAAGTCGATGGAAGAATTCCTCGTGATCAAATACGGTCAGGATGAGACACTCGATCGCATCGTAGAGCGCAAGATTGCGAGCAAGCTGGATGAAGAGGCGATTCCGGTCTTCCATCTGAGCAACAATCTCGGCAATATGCATTTCCCTTCCTGGGGCTTTGTATCCGTGCCGCTGAAAGCACCATCGATCTTGAAGGGGATTAAAAACTATCAAAATACAGCGATTAGTGGATCGCGCTTCACCGTCAAAGAAAGCGAAGTCAAAAACCGCATCTTTTGGCTGAATACGAAAAACGGTGTTCCACTGTTCGCTTACACACCGTTGAAGGTCTACGAGGAAAGCTACGAACGTACAATTCTGGACAGAGAGGGTATCGGACGCCACCTCGTTCAAACGGAAAAGAACAACTGGGCGTACCTCCCATCCCCTATTCCGGAAAAATCGTGGGGAGATACGTACCAAAACGGGCGGATCAAAGCGTACAACGCCAAAGTACGCGAACTGTTTGACCGTGCCGTGCGCTACGGAGCCATCCGCGAAAAAGGCAGTGACAGCCAGACCAGCAACCGTTATGAATCCATCGTGACGAAGTCGTTCTCGCTTGCCGCCTTCCTGGCTAAGCACCAAGCGCAAGGAGACGCGACCAAGCTGAGCCCTGGCGAGATCAAGCGTGCATTGGTTGAGCTCAAAGGCTTCATGAGAGAGGGTCTGGAGCAAGAATTTACACGTGATGTGTTCGGTAGTATTAATGAGGAGATGGCAAAAGAAAACCTGATTCGCTATCCGGAGCAGATTCGTCTGATCGAACAAGAAGTGCGCAAATACGAAGAAATCGAGGCCAAAATCCAGGAGCTGGAGCAGATCGTGGGTGCCATCAAGGACGAAGAAGAGCTGGTGACCCGATTCATCGAAGCCCTTTACACAGGCACCATCTGCAAGCGCGGTGCGCTGTACGTCTACGACAAGGATGAGGAAGAAGATGCGTGGGAGCCATTCATCAACCTGATGAAGGTCAACAAGCACTTCGAATTCGCTATCTATGAAAAATTCCGCGCATTGGATCACAAGAGCATGGCAACCATCCAGCGCAAGGCTGCAAAACGCAGTGACGCGATGACTTCAGCAGAGGATACGCAGCAGCTGCTGACAAAACTCGAAGAAATCGCAACTGCTTTCCAAGAAGCGAAAAACGATCTGGAATACGATCGCGACGAATACGTAAACGGTGAAGAGCTGTTCCAGTTCTACAAAAAGGTTTGGTCAAAAGTAAACGATATGCGTAAGACGCTGCAATAA
- a CDS encoding vWA domain-containing protein: MQIIRFRMLYRYVACLALLLVSVLSVTHPGFAQTSGNNMDAVLVVDVSNSMTQSDKNKVSNEAMKMFVDMTSIQANKVGVVAYTDKIEREKALLEINSEEDKNDIKAFIDSLQKGAYTDIAVGVTEAVKILDAGRNPNNAPIIVLLADGNNFLNKASSRTQAKSDQELQQAVKEAKDKGYPVYTIGLNADGQLNRTTLQQIAAETNGKFFETSTADKLPQILSEIFANHLKLKVVPVKSFVANGQAQEIPIPIPNGSVMEANISIMSQKAVEVKLYDPAGKEVKIPSNQVRLSKSNAYTMIKLVKPQQGDWKLQVKGVPKEKIDINLIFNYDLQLEMEPVTAKSYKAGDVVPIKAALVSNGQKVASPDLYKQMKATLIVNDKTDNKTNEVILNNTGSGFEGSFTIPADHTYEIKVKAEDTSFYRETKPLLVDAAKTAGSGTSKPSTTTDPAAESKPFPWLTVVGGILVLLLLIGAGLYALSIYRKANKGFAGQIAIEIVDEDTGEKSNPQYKKLNAFKGKVKLHQLMQLAPEFAETEKVIFLPGKNDTLIIENRSSCRIEKAGRVLDASKGKELKKNDRIKISLTNVNKSLYVDYIV, translated from the coding sequence ATGCAAATAATACGATTCCGAATGTTATATCGATACGTAGCATGTCTTGCCCTGCTCTTGGTCAGTGTCCTCTCTGTTACTCACCCAGGTTTTGCGCAAACGAGTGGAAATAATATGGACGCTGTCCTGGTCGTGGACGTCAGCAACTCCATGACCCAGAGCGATAAGAACAAAGTCAGCAACGAAGCAATGAAAATGTTCGTCGACATGACGTCGATCCAAGCGAACAAGGTTGGTGTTGTCGCCTATACCGACAAGATCGAGCGGGAAAAAGCACTGCTTGAGATTAATTCCGAAGAAGACAAGAACGATATCAAAGCCTTCATCGACAGCTTGCAAAAAGGAGCCTACACCGATATCGCTGTCGGGGTAACGGAAGCAGTAAAAATCCTTGATGCGGGACGCAATCCAAACAATGCGCCGATCATCGTGCTGCTGGCAGACGGAAACAATTTTTTGAACAAGGCATCAAGCCGTACCCAGGCAAAGTCTGATCAAGAGCTGCAGCAAGCAGTGAAAGAGGCCAAAGACAAAGGCTATCCGGTCTACACGATTGGCTTGAACGCAGACGGTCAGCTTAACCGCACGACATTACAGCAGATTGCTGCGGAGACAAATGGTAAATTTTTTGAAACGAGTACAGCGGACAAGCTCCCGCAAATCTTGAGCGAAATCTTTGCGAATCACCTGAAGCTGAAGGTTGTCCCGGTTAAAAGCTTCGTCGCAAACGGCCAAGCTCAGGAGATTCCGATCCCCATCCCGAATGGCAGCGTAATGGAAGCCAACATCTCGATCATGTCGCAAAAAGCAGTGGAAGTGAAGCTGTATGACCCAGCAGGCAAGGAAGTAAAAATCCCTTCCAACCAGGTCAGACTGTCGAAGTCCAATGCGTACACGATGATCAAGCTGGTCAAGCCACAGCAGGGTGATTGGAAGCTACAGGTAAAAGGTGTCCCGAAGGAAAAAATCGATATTAACCTCATCTTCAACTACGATCTGCAATTGGAGATGGAGCCAGTCACAGCGAAGAGCTACAAGGCTGGCGATGTCGTACCGATCAAGGCTGCACTTGTTTCAAACGGACAGAAGGTAGCGAGTCCTGATCTGTACAAGCAAATGAAGGCGACACTGATCGTCAATGACAAGACGGACAATAAGACAAACGAAGTCATCCTGAACAATACGGGCAGCGGGTTCGAAGGCAGCTTCACAATCCCGGCAGACCATACCTACGAAATAAAAGTCAAGGCAGAAGACACCAGCTTTTACCGGGAGACAAAGCCGCTCCTTGTAGATGCTGCGAAAACGGCAGGCTCTGGAACGAGCAAGCCGAGCACAACCACTGATCCTGCGGCAGAATCGAAACCATTTCCATGGCTGACCGTAGTAGGAGGTATCTTGGTTCTCCTCCTGTTGATCGGTGCTGGATTGTACGCGCTGTCGATCTATCGCAAGGCGAATAAGGGCTTCGCGGGCCAAATCGCCATCGAGATCGTGGATGAGGATACAGGCGAAAAGTCCAACCCGCAGTACAAGAAACTGAACGCGTTCAAAGGAAAAGTGAAGCTGCACCAGCTCATGCAGCTCGCCCCTGAGTTTGCGGAGACAGAGAAGGTCATCTTTTTACCAGGGAAAAACGATACGCTGATCATCGAAAACCGTTCGAGCTGCCGGATCGAAAAGGCAGGACGTGTCCTCGATGCAAGCAAAGGCAAAGAGCTGAAGAAAAACGATCGCATCAAAATTTCGTTAACGAATGTGAACAAGTCCTTATATGTAGATTACATCGTCTAG